In Achromobacter pestifer, the DNA window TTGCCTCCAGCAATTCGCCGTGTTGCTCGTACGAGGCGCGCACGCGGCCCACCGCGCTGAACGCATGGCGCAGGTATGCGCCAGTGCGGGCGCGCAGGCTCAGCAGTTCCTGCCGCAGATAGGGATTGCGGCAACCGCGGTACAGAACCTCGTGAAACGCGTGGTTGGCCTCGCGCCACCCCTGGGCGTCGTCGGCTTGCGCCAGCGCGGCCGCCTCGCGATGGATCCGCGCCAGTTCCTGGCGCTCTTCGGACGACATGCGCTGACAGGCCATGCGCGTGCAAACCCCCTCCATCTCCGCCATCAGCTCCCAGATGGCCAATAGCTCCTGCACGTCCAGCCTCGCCACTTCCATGCCGTTGCGGGGCTGGCTCGCCAGCATGCCCTGCACTTTCAGCTGAATCAGCGCCTCGCGCACAGGCGTGCGCGACACGCCGAAGCGCGCAGCAAGCTCCTGCTCATCTATCGGGTCGCCAGGCAGCAGGACGCCGGCGCGGATGTCCTCCTCGACGGCCAAACGGATGCGTTCGCTGACTTTCATTCTTCTCACATATAAAAATTCTGTTGCTGTAAATTATCCCTTGTTCTATAAATATATTTATAAAGATTCAAAAAATACATTGCAAGGGAAGAATATGACTGTTCCAGATCTGGCCAAAGGTTCGCCGCCCGGCAATTCCGGCGCGGCATCATTGGCCCAGGGCTTGCGCGAACTCCTGGCGCTGCAAGGCATGGAGGCCAGCGAGGCACAGGCCCGCGGCGTCGCCAAGACGCTGATGCGCCTCGCGCCGCCGGCGCGCCCGCAGGAGCCCTTGCGATGACGCCGGCCGGGCTGCCCGCCAGCATCGCGGAATTGCGTGCCGCCCTGCAGCGGGGCGAGG includes these proteins:
- a CDS encoding GntR family transcriptional regulator — its product is MKVSERIRLAVEEDIRAGVLLPGDPIDEQELAARFGVSRTPVREALIQLKVQGMLASQPRNGMEVARLDVQELLAIWELMAEMEGVCTRMACQRMSSEERQELARIHREAAALAQADDAQGWREANHAFHEVLYRGCRNPYLRQELLSLRARTGAYLRHAFSAVGRVRASYEQHGELLEAILANDPDRAHQMMMRHISLAQGAKGLADFLINLPRSMVKT